A part of Candidatus Omnitrophota bacterium genomic DNA contains:
- a CDS encoding D-alanine--D-alanine ligase, with protein MALSRKLQNRFGRIGVLMGGPSTEREISLKSGQAVCDSLSKLGFKVAAIDIKTDNIKKNTRLIKSYRIGLAFVALHGRFGEDGQIQELLDSLKIPYTGSGAMASCLAMDKITSRKIFEAHGLYVPRYKVEDRFSYNRNWKMHNMALSLPLVVKPATHGSSIGLSIIDTKSQLDKAVGEAFSFDEKVIIEEYIEGRELTVGILEEKALPVIEIVPKKRFFDYQAKYQAGMTEYIIPAKLQNALSKKIQEAALCAHKLLGCFGCSRVDMILSEDNMPFILEINTIPGLTQTSLLPKAARIVGIDFPHLCLKLIKLAYEKAKNKSSG; from the coding sequence ATGGCATTGAGCCGTAAATTACAAAATAGATTTGGCAGGATTGGCGTCCTTATGGGCGGGCCGTCCACCGAAAGAGAGATTTCGCTAAAGTCAGGCCAGGCAGTCTGCGATAGCTTAAGTAAGCTCGGGTTTAAAGTAGCGGCCATAGATATAAAAACAGATAATATAAAAAAGAATACGCGCCTGATAAAATCCTATAGGATAGGCCTGGCCTTTGTCGCCTTACACGGCCGCTTCGGAGAAGACGGGCAAATTCAGGAACTCCTGGATAGCCTTAAGATTCCCTATACCGGTTCAGGGGCTATGGCTAGCTGCCTGGCAATGGATAAGATTACTTCGCGTAAGATATTTGAAGCCCACGGCCTGTATGTCCCCCGCTATAAAGTAGAGGATAGATTTTCTTACAATAGAAATTGGAAGATGCATAATATGGCCTTATCCCTGCCATTAGTAGTGAAACCTGCCACGCATGGCTCCAGTATCGGCCTGTCTATCATCGATACAAAGAGCCAGCTGGATAAGGCAGTAGGTGAGGCCTTTAGTTTTGATGAAAAGGTAATCATTGAGGAATATATAGAGGGGAGAGAATTGACGGTGGGTATATTGGAGGAAAAGGCACTTCCGGTGATAGAAATAGTCCCTAAAAAACGCTTCTTTGATTATCAGGCCAAATATCAGGCCGGTATGACAGAATATATAATACCCGCTAAACTGCAGAATGCGCTCAGTAAAAAAATACAGGAGGCAGCCTTATGTGCGCATAAACTTTTAGGATGCTTCGGCTGTTCCAGGGTGGATATGATTTTAAGTGAGGATAATATGCCCTTCATCCTGGAGATAAACACTATCCCCGGCCTGACGCAGACTAGCCTCCTGCCCAAGGCAGCCAGGATAGTGGGGATAGATTTCCCGCATCTTTGCCTTAAGTTGATTAAACTAGCCTATGAGAAAGCAAAAAATAAATCTTCCGGTTAA